One genomic segment of Chitinophaga sancti includes these proteins:
- a CDS encoding SusD/RagB family nutrient-binding outer membrane lipoprotein, producing the protein MKKGLLCLGLASTLFATSCTRNFDDINSNPTAVSGSQYDPNYLLSRAQYSYANTGYSQLLFQSMWVQLLSSTFNYYSNGDKYVASSGQIGYQDRIWNEDYQAASYAYEMDTLAQQKSLPNLSNIGKIMNVLIMQHITDCYGDIPYSEALKGKAGTFTPAYDSQESIYTSMLTELQTAISALDESGTKPTADLFYSGDIAKWKKFGYSLMLRTAMRLVKVNPTLAQTWAEKAVAGGVFTSIADDAVVICDNSGGFSNGTTNALMVQDDYREVKWSKTLIDYMRKMNDPRLEYIAEIAPNGLAANNNTALAGSTDSSIQLGMPNGYDLNGGTTDITNRSDYPGATAAATSDDSPAPLGKYSRPTNALYRNYSGPEFVLTYAETELLLAEAAARGWSVGGTAVSHYAAGVTASMQSLATFSSDATISTTVATLFIAANPLDVTSTTASIKQINEQLWVTEGTLMNFIEAWNNWRRSGYPVLTPVVYTGNFTGGTIPRRIPYQSTENSTNPSGYASGVSSLSNGDTYTSRIWWDVAQ; encoded by the coding sequence ATGAAAAAAGGATTGCTCTGCTTAGGTCTGGCTTCAACACTGTTCGCTACGAGTTGTACCAGAAACTTTGACGATATAAATAGTAACCCTACCGCGGTATCCGGTTCTCAATATGATCCTAACTACCTGCTGTCAAGGGCACAATATTCTTATGCAAACACTGGTTATAGCCAGTTGTTATTCCAAAGTATGTGGGTACAGTTGTTGTCTTCTACCTTCAACTACTACAGCAATGGTGATAAATATGTAGCTTCTTCCGGTCAGATCGGTTACCAGGACAGGATCTGGAACGAAGACTACCAGGCTGCCAGCTATGCCTACGAAATGGATACATTGGCGCAGCAGAAAAGTCTGCCAAACCTTTCGAATATCGGTAAAATCATGAATGTGCTGATTATGCAACACATTACTGATTGCTATGGTGATATACCTTACTCCGAAGCACTAAAAGGTAAAGCTGGTACCTTTACCCCGGCTTACGATTCACAGGAATCTATCTATACTTCCATGCTGACAGAATTGCAAACTGCCATCTCTGCATTGGATGAAAGCGGTACCAAACCAACAGCAGACCTGTTCTATAGTGGTGATATCGCTAAATGGAAAAAATTCGGTTACTCGCTGATGCTGCGTACAGCTATGCGCCTGGTAAAAGTAAATCCAACCCTTGCACAAACATGGGCTGAGAAAGCTGTTGCGGGTGGCGTGTTCACAAGTATAGCCGACGATGCTGTGGTGATTTGTGACAATTCTGGTGGTTTCAGCAATGGTACTACCAACGCGCTGATGGTTCAGGATGACTACAGGGAAGTAAAATGGTCTAAAACCCTCATCGATTACATGAGGAAAATGAATGACCCCCGCCTGGAATACATCGCTGAAATTGCACCAAACGGTCTGGCTGCAAATAACAATACCGCGCTGGCTGGTTCTACTGATTCCAGCATTCAGTTAGGTATGCCAAACGGATATGACCTGAATGGTGGTACTACCGATATCACTAACAGAAGTGATTATCCTGGTGCTACTGCTGCTGCAACTTCCGATGACTCTCCTGCTCCTCTGGGTAAATATTCCCGTCCTACCAATGCACTGTACAGAAACTACAGCGGTCCTGAATTCGTATTAACTTATGCTGAAACAGAACTGCTGCTGGCCGAAGCTGCTGCACGTGGATGGAGTGTAGGTGGAACTGCTGTTTCTCACTACGCAGCTGGTGTAACTGCTTCTATGCAATCGCTGGCTACCTTCTCTTCAGATGCTACTATCTCTACCACAGTTGCAACGCTCTTCATAGCTGCTAATCCGCTGGATGTTACTTCAACTACCGCTTCTATCAAGCAGATCAATGAACAGCTCTGGGTAACAGAAGGTACGCTGATGAACTTCATCGAAGCATGGAATAACTGGAGAAGAAGTGGTTACCCTGTACTGACGCCTGTAGTCTATACCGGCAACTTCACAGGTGGTACTATTCCAAGAAGAATTCCTTATCAGTCTACTGAAAATTCTACAAACCCTTCAGGTTATGCTTCAGGTGTGAGCAGTCTCTCTAATGGAGATACTTACACTTCACGTATCTGGTGGGATGTAGCTCAATAA
- a CDS encoding SusC/RagA family TonB-linked outer membrane protein — protein sequence MRQLRLLVIAMLLSTVAFAQTRQLKGTVKDSKSGAPLGSVSVKVQGKNVFAVTGADGAFVLKNAPDGEMLLEISLIGYTSKGVKVAAGQTSVDFTLEESSSQLGEVTVTALGISKESKKIGYAVTKVDGNVMTQARETNVAYSLGGRVAGLSVSGTSGGPGSSARVLLRGMASFGAASPLYVINGVPMDNSQRGSAGEWGGSDNGDGIQNINPDDIETMTVLKGASAAALYGSRASNGVILITTKTGKKGNMQVEYNGNFTVDKAIDFTDFQYTYGQGQLGARPTTANAALNSTRLSWGEKLDGASTIQYDGNSYAYSAVKNNLTNFYRTGPTWTNTVSVSGGGDRGTFRLSASALDNKSIVENSGLKRKTFNLNIDQKVTDKFKVSAMVDYIDDYQRNKPYLSDGPLNPNNGLFLATNIDEKILAPGYDVNNNGKEVTFTDDIYVTNPYFVTSQMQNNIGRKRLISAVTARYDLTEYLYGQARVGYDLINDRRFNITPWGTAYSFTSQDGTIVSGNMTLSNEQISEMNADGLLGFKKDIAKDFNVDIAVGANVRKRNDELIQITGSNFILPYVYSYNNVKTYNRQNTVYRKQANSAYYTADFSYKGFLTVGTTGRYDTYSTLPASNRGIFVPSVNASFIFSELWDIPSLTYGKFRASYAKASGEPDDYYITQSYYTIDGALNSKSVGSFPSSLPNLNLKPFTLNEAEVGLELKFLNNRLGVDLAYFQRKTQNEIIKGTISPATGYTNAYFGTGSTQNKGLEMQISGTPVSNGTFTWNVSVNATNINNKILDIYGSNSSSTTLTLGTYRPLNANTALVKGMSGPQVMAYDWKRNAKGEVLLTDDGLPQRGNLNPMGSVLPKWFGGINNDFSYKSFTLSFLVDGKFGNKMLSATNYYSIYRGLNKMTLEGRDGVVAKGVKSDGTTNTTSVAAQTYYQTLANQVSSIDVLDASFIKLRQVTFGYVFDSKILGKSPFSSIGVSLVARNLLTLMKHTDNVDPEAGFSSLINYAGIEGTSLPSTRSYGVNVNFKFKK from the coding sequence ATGAGACAACTTCGTTTGCTGGTCATCGCAATGCTGCTTTCAACGGTAGCATTTGCACAAACAAGGCAGTTGAAAGGGACTGTAAAAGATTCCAAGTCCGGCGCGCCGCTTGGATCTGTTAGCGTCAAGGTTCAGGGTAAAAATGTTTTTGCTGTAACTGGAGCTGATGGCGCCTTTGTACTGAAAAATGCTCCTGATGGGGAAATGCTCCTCGAAATATCCCTCATCGGTTATACTTCTAAAGGTGTGAAAGTAGCTGCAGGTCAAACTTCAGTAGATTTCACGCTTGAAGAATCTTCATCACAACTTGGTGAAGTAACGGTAACAGCTTTGGGTATCTCCAAAGAATCAAAGAAAATAGGTTATGCTGTAACTAAAGTAGACGGTAACGTTATGACCCAGGCCAGGGAAACAAACGTTGCTTATTCATTAGGTGGCCGCGTAGCAGGTCTGAGCGTAAGTGGTACAAGTGGTGGTCCTGGTTCTTCTGCCCGCGTATTGTTGCGCGGTATGGCCAGCTTTGGTGCCGCCAGCCCACTGTATGTAATCAATGGTGTACCAATGGACAACTCCCAGAGAGGTAGCGCCGGTGAGTGGGGTGGTTCTGATAATGGTGATGGTATCCAGAATATCAACCCTGATGATATCGAAACAATGACTGTACTGAAAGGCGCTTCTGCTGCTGCACTGTACGGTTCCCGCGCTTCTAACGGTGTAATCCTGATCACTACCAAAACTGGTAAGAAAGGGAACATGCAGGTGGAATACAATGGTAACTTCACTGTTGATAAAGCGATCGACTTCACTGACTTCCAGTATACTTATGGTCAGGGTCAGTTAGGTGCAAGACCTACTACTGCAAACGCTGCACTGAACAGCACCCGCCTCAGCTGGGGTGAAAAACTGGATGGTGCTTCTACTATCCAGTATGATGGTAATTCTTACGCTTATTCTGCAGTTAAAAATAACCTGACTAACTTCTACAGAACTGGTCCTACCTGGACAAACACTGTATCTGTTTCCGGTGGTGGCGACAGAGGTACCTTCCGCCTGTCTGCATCTGCGCTGGATAATAAATCAATCGTTGAAAACAGCGGTCTGAAACGTAAAACTTTCAACCTGAACATCGATCAGAAAGTAACTGATAAATTCAAAGTATCTGCCATGGTAGATTACATTGATGACTATCAGAGAAACAAACCTTACCTGAGTGATGGTCCGCTGAACCCTAACAACGGTCTGTTCCTCGCTACTAACATCGACGAGAAAATCCTCGCTCCTGGTTACGACGTTAACAACAACGGTAAAGAAGTAACCTTCACGGATGATATTTATGTAACCAACCCATATTTCGTAACCAGCCAGATGCAAAACAATATTGGTAGAAAACGTTTGATTTCTGCCGTTACTGCGCGCTATGATCTGACTGAATACCTGTATGGCCAGGCCCGTGTGGGTTATGACCTGATCAACGACAGACGTTTCAATATCACACCATGGGGTACTGCTTATTCCTTCACTTCTCAGGATGGTACTATCGTGAGTGGTAATATGACACTGAGCAATGAACAGATCAGCGAAATGAACGCAGATGGTCTCCTCGGTTTCAAGAAAGATATCGCTAAAGATTTCAACGTCGACATCGCTGTAGGTGCGAACGTAAGAAAGAGAAACGATGAGCTGATACAGATTACCGGTAGCAACTTCATCCTGCCTTATGTATATAGCTACAACAACGTTAAGACTTATAACAGGCAGAATACTGTGTATCGCAAGCAGGCTAACTCCGCTTACTATACTGCAGACTTCTCTTATAAAGGTTTCCTGACTGTCGGTACTACCGGCCGTTATGATACTTACTCTACACTGCCTGCAAGCAACAGAGGTATCTTTGTACCATCTGTCAACGCCAGCTTCATCTTCTCTGAACTTTGGGATATTCCATCTCTGACTTATGGTAAGTTCCGTGCTTCTTATGCAAAAGCCAGCGGTGAGCCTGATGACTATTATATCACCCAGTCTTATTACACCATTGATGGTGCACTCAACAGCAAGAGCGTAGGTAGCTTCCCATCTTCTCTTCCAAACCTGAATCTGAAACCATTCACATTGAATGAAGCAGAAGTGGGGCTGGAACTGAAATTCCTGAATAATCGTTTAGGTGTTGACCTGGCTTACTTCCAGCGTAAAACACAAAATGAAATCATTAAAGGTACCATCTCTCCTGCAACCGGTTATACCAACGCTTACTTCGGTACTGGTTCTACCCAGAACAAAGGCCTGGAAATGCAGATTTCAGGTACACCGGTATCTAATGGTACATTCACCTGGAACGTTAGTGTGAATGCAACCAACATCAACAACAAGATCCTGGATATCTACGGTAGCAACAGCTCCAGCACTACCCTGACCTTAGGTACATATCGTCCGCTCAATGCGAACACTGCACTGGTAAAAGGTATGTCAGGTCCACAGGTAATGGCGTACGACTGGAAACGTAACGCTAAAGGGGAAGTCCTGCTGACTGACGATGGTCTGCCTCAGCGTGGCAATCTGAACCCAATGGGTAGCGTACTGCCTAAATGGTTCGGTGGTATCAACAACGATTTCTCTTATAAATCCTTCACTCTCTCCTTCCTGGTAGATGGTAAATTTGGAAACAAAATGCTGTCTGCTACTAACTACTACTCAATATACCGCGGTCTGAACAAAATGACCCTCGAAGGTAGAGATGGCGTTGTGGCAAAAGGTGTTAAATCTGACGGTACTACAAACACTACTTCTGTAGCAGCACAGACTTACTACCAGACACTGGCTAACCAGGTTTCTTCCATCGATGTACTGGATGCAAGCTTCATCAAACTGCGCCAGGTCACTTTTGGCTATGTATTCGATAGCAAAATACTGGGTAAATCACCATTCTCTTCAATCGGTGTGTCTCTGGTGGCCCGTAACCTCCTGACATTAATGAAACATACTGATAACGTGGATCCTGAAGCTGGTTTCTCTTCCCTGATTAACTACGCTGGTATTGAAGGTACAAGTTTACCAAGTACCCGTTCTTATGGTGTGAACGTAAACTTCAAATTTAAAAAATGA
- a CDS encoding glycoside hydrolase family 43 protein gives MRKAITLLLGAIALTNPLSAQKKKQTSGNPIIQGWYADPEAAVFGKEYWIFPTYSDKYEKQVFFDAYSSTDLVTWKKHPKVLDSSNVKWANRAMWAPAIIRKDGKYFFFFGANDIQNDKEKGGIGIAVADKPGGPYKDYLGKPLIDKFYNGAQPIDQFVFHDKDGQYYIIYGGWQHCNIARLKSDFTGIEPFADDQTFKEITPKGYVEGPFMFIRNGKYYFMWSEGGWTGPDYSVAYAIADSPMGPWQRIGKILQQDTAIATGAGHHSVINVPGTDRWYIVYHRRPLAETAANNRVTCIDEMHFDADGKILPVKMTKEGVRPDKLK, from the coding sequence ATGAGAAAGGCTATCACGTTATTACTCGGGGCTATTGCTCTGACAAACCCGCTTTCTGCTCAAAAGAAAAAGCAAACCTCCGGCAACCCAATCATTCAGGGTTGGTACGCCGATCCGGAAGCTGCCGTATTCGGAAAGGAATACTGGATCTTCCCCACCTATTCCGACAAATACGAAAAGCAGGTCTTCTTCGACGCTTATTCCTCCACTGACCTCGTCACCTGGAAGAAACACCCGAAAGTCCTCGACTCTTCGAATGTAAAATGGGCCAATCGTGCCATGTGGGCGCCCGCCATCATCCGGAAAGACGGAAAATACTTTTTCTTTTTTGGTGCTAACGACATCCAGAACGACAAAGAGAAAGGTGGTATCGGCATAGCCGTTGCCGATAAACCAGGCGGTCCTTACAAAGACTATCTTGGCAAACCGCTCATTGATAAGTTCTACAATGGTGCACAACCCATCGATCAGTTCGTATTTCACGACAAAGATGGTCAGTATTACATCATCTACGGCGGCTGGCAACACTGCAATATTGCCCGCTTAAAATCCGATTTCACAGGTATCGAACCTTTTGCTGATGATCAGACCTTCAAAGAGATCACACCAAAAGGATATGTAGAAGGTCCATTCATGTTCATCCGCAATGGTAAGTACTATTTTATGTGGTCAGAAGGTGGCTGGACCGGACCCGATTATAGTGTGGCATATGCTATCGCCGATAGTCCAATGGGTCCATGGCAGCGCATTGGCAAGATCTTACAACAGGATACAGCCATCGCCACCGGTGCTGGTCATCACTCTGTAATCAACGTACCCGGTACAGATAGATGGTACATCGTATACCACCGTCGCCCCCTTGCAGAAACTGCTGCCAATAACCGCGTAACCTGCATCGACGAAATGCATTTTGACGCAGATGGGAAAATTCTCCCTGTAAAGATGACGAAAGAAGGTGTAAGGCCCGATAAGTTAAAATGA
- a CDS encoding RNA polymerase sigma factor translates to MQGSFIQEERELLQQIGEGSQSAYTLVFNQYSKQVFDVAMLYLKDNLAARETVQEVFLKIWLKREVLPEVEDFSDYLFILTRNHVFDVFKKQAVREKAYEQLYHQQLEVVNDTDYRVKDREYAGIVERAIAALPPERKKVYIARKEGFSNEEISNKFNISIHTVKKQMQIAVQTVRNFVKKSI, encoded by the coding sequence TTGCAAGGTTCATTCATACAGGAAGAACGGGAACTATTGCAGCAGATAGGAGAAGGAAGCCAGTCTGCTTATACACTTGTCTTTAATCAGTACAGTAAACAGGTGTTTGATGTGGCCATGCTTTATCTTAAAGACAATCTGGCGGCACGGGAAACTGTGCAGGAGGTTTTTTTGAAAATCTGGCTGAAGAGGGAGGTATTGCCTGAGGTGGAAGACTTTTCTGACTATTTATTTATCCTGACCCGGAATCATGTATTTGATGTATTTAAGAAGCAGGCGGTGAGGGAGAAGGCATATGAGCAATTGTATCACCAGCAATTGGAGGTGGTGAATGATACGGATTACAGGGTGAAGGACAGGGAGTATGCGGGGATTGTGGAAAGGGCGATTGCCGCGTTGCCACCGGAGCGGAAGAAGGTGTATATAGCAAGAAAAGAAGGTTTTAGTAACGAAGAAATATCTAATAAGTTCAATATATCAATCCATACCGTAAAGAAACAGATGCAGATTGCAGTGCAGACGGTGAGGAATTTTGTTAAGAAAAGTATATAG
- a CDS encoding FecR family protein, giving the protein MTAQELKLLLDKYKQNNISPDEKARLMDAINNGEQDDLLREDILRSLQGIVPSAGWEEEDHAAILHAIFQVDQPERLTVVKNKRRFYLYAAAAVTAGIILTTSLLYKKDIEKAPTLAKTQVLAPGSNKAMLTLADGTQIPLDSAANGALAQQGNTQIKNSNGNLSYQANGGNEVMYNTVTTPHGGQYQLTLADGSKVWLNAASSIRFPTAFVGKERQVSITGEAYFEIAQQPSHPFSVQVKAADKEMTVKVLGTSFNIMAYADEKAVKTALVDGAVQVQYGNQKNVLKPGLEASLTDNTFAIAPADLEQTLAWKDGKFRFRSTNIKTIMRQLSRWYDMDVAYNGDVSDIDLTGVISRREDASNLFKALEATQRVHFEVNGHNVTVSPATLH; this is encoded by the coding sequence ATGACAGCACAGGAATTAAAACTCTTGCTTGATAAGTATAAGCAAAACAACATCTCTCCCGATGAGAAAGCGCGCCTTATGGACGCTATTAACAACGGGGAGCAGGATGATTTGCTCCGGGAAGATATTCTTCGCTCATTACAGGGGATCGTTCCTTCTGCAGGGTGGGAAGAAGAAGATCATGCAGCTATACTTCATGCCATTTTTCAGGTGGATCAGCCTGAAAGGCTGACTGTTGTCAAAAACAAACGCCGTTTCTACCTGTATGCCGCAGCCGCTGTAACTGCTGGTATTATATTGACCACGAGTCTTTTATACAAGAAAGACATTGAAAAGGCCCCTACCCTTGCAAAAACTCAGGTGTTGGCCCCCGGCTCTAACAAAGCCATGCTGACCCTCGCTGATGGTACTCAGATTCCACTTGACAGTGCTGCCAATGGCGCCCTGGCCCAACAAGGTAACACCCAGATCAAAAATTCCAACGGTAACCTGAGTTATCAGGCAAACGGAGGCAATGAAGTGATGTACAACACCGTCACTACTCCTCACGGTGGCCAATACCAGCTCACGCTGGCCGATGGTAGCAAGGTATGGCTCAATGCCGCCAGCAGCATCCGTTTCCCAACTGCATTTGTTGGAAAGGAAAGGCAGGTAAGCATTACGGGAGAAGCATATTTCGAAATCGCCCAGCAGCCCAGCCACCCGTTTTCTGTACAGGTAAAGGCTGCTGATAAGGAGATGACTGTAAAAGTACTGGGCACCAGTTTCAATATCATGGCCTATGCCGATGAAAAAGCTGTAAAAACCGCCCTGGTAGACGGCGCTGTACAGGTACAGTACGGCAACCAGAAGAATGTACTGAAACCCGGACTGGAAGCTAGTCTGACAGACAACACCTTTGCCATTGCTCCCGCAGACCTGGAACAAACCCTTGCCTGGAAAGACGGCAAGTTCAGGTTCAGGAGCACCAATATCAAAACCATCATGCGTCAGCTATCCAGGTGGTATGATATGGATGTGGCGTACAATGGTGATGTATCCGACATCGACCTGACAGGAGTGATCTCCCGCAGGGAAGATGCCAGTAACCTGTTCAAGGCCCTTGAAGCTACCCAAAGGGTTCATTTTGAGGTGAATGGCCACAATGTGACCGTTTCACCTGCCACGTTGCACTAA
- a CDS encoding SusC/RagA family TonB-linked outer membrane protein, which produces MKLTAILTLVFTLQLSAKTYSQTVSISGKHLSLYEVFNSISKQTGYEFVYDAKLLEGKGAININAQGQALTAVLNNCLNDKALTYSIVDKIIVISPKKAPREVAPAPIPTAAVSGTVTDSAGHPLQNVSIQVKGTTRGAMTDASGHFTLEAQPTDVLVISYIGFDKQEIIVGNNTSLTIKLAETNKQLGTVVVTALGIKRSEKSITYATQQVSGVELTKAKDPNLMNTLNGKVAGLTISSSASGVGGSAKVILRGSKSGLGNNQALYVIDGVPMNNTLTNQPNSAYGGSTAYDGGDPISNMNPEDIESISILKGASAAALYGSQGANGVVLITTKSGKAGRTTINFSSGLTLSKAAYKPEFQNTYGQTTDGSTQSWGDKLTTKAHDNLGDFFQTGNNITNAISLAGGTDKTQTYFSYANTSAKGIQPTNKLGRNNISFKETGKFLNDKLTAEADVNYVTQKIDNTPLSGFYFNPLTGLYLYPRGSNLSQYKNNFEVADPARNGLMVQNWAFNEDVQQNPWWILYRDPNQLDRNRILLNASLKYEINKYLSVQARGSIDRINDVYDQKVYADNATYVSDSSGVYVYQNLTTNQQYGDLLLNFNVPIGKDWRVTGVVGGALRDVKTTGEKFNSGKDGLHIPNIFTLQNFVTMNAANSGTLPNNHSQFQSVFGSANISFKDWFYLDLTARNDWSSNLAFTSTYSYFYPSVGLNVILSSVTRLPEWVSFAKVRGSYAQVGNAPLAYQSYPALNTLGAGGSIVGNTVAPFTDLKPEKTNSLEFGTEWRFFNNRLSVDATYYKTNTKNQTLQISASQASYYDSYYINAGNIQNQGVEAVVRYDVFRDSKFKWNTGVNFATNQNKIIELADGVDYFTLTGASGSNYASKFKVGGSFGDIYGTVLKKDAQGRIMVDAAGTPIKQTGDMVYIGNSNTKFQLGWNNNFGYKNFTLSMLIDGKFGGKVMSVTQSMMDLYGVSKASGDARDAGGVKINGVDPSGNAVTSVDAHTWYSTVGGREAVSGEYMYNATTVRLREMALGYTVPLKDVFIKALKFSLTGRNLLYFYKKAPFDPELTMSTANGLSGVDIFMQPALRSYGLSLNATF; this is translated from the coding sequence ATGAAATTAACTGCCATTTTAACGCTGGTATTTACACTCCAGCTATCTGCTAAAACCTATTCCCAAACCGTTAGCATCTCAGGAAAGCACCTTTCTCTGTATGAGGTGTTCAATTCCATCAGCAAGCAGACGGGTTATGAATTTGTGTACGACGCCAAATTGCTGGAAGGCAAAGGCGCCATTAATATCAATGCCCAGGGACAAGCGCTTACAGCTGTACTGAACAACTGTCTGAACGACAAAGCATTGACTTATTCTATTGTGGACAAGATCATCGTGATCAGTCCTAAAAAGGCTCCCCGGGAAGTCGCTCCCGCTCCCATTCCTACAGCTGCTGTCTCTGGTACTGTTACTGACTCTGCTGGCCATCCGCTTCAGAATGTAAGTATCCAGGTAAAAGGTACAACCAGAGGTGCGATGACGGATGCAAGCGGTCATTTTACCCTGGAGGCACAACCTACAGACGTACTGGTTATCAGCTACATTGGCTTTGACAAGCAGGAAATTATTGTAGGTAATAACACCTCCCTGACGATCAAACTCGCTGAAACCAACAAACAGCTGGGCACTGTAGTCGTTACAGCACTGGGTATCAAACGCTCTGAGAAATCCATCACTTATGCCACCCAACAGGTGAGCGGTGTGGAACTGACCAAGGCAAAAGATCCCAACCTGATGAACACCCTGAATGGTAAAGTAGCTGGTCTGACTATTTCCAGCAGCGCTTCAGGTGTGGGTGGTTCTGCAAAAGTAATACTGCGTGGTAGCAAATCTGGTCTGGGTAATAACCAGGCACTCTATGTAATTGATGGGGTGCCTATGAACAACACCCTTACCAACCAGCCAAACAGTGCGTATGGTGGTAGCACCGCTTATGATGGTGGTGACCCTATCTCTAACATGAACCCTGAAGATATCGAGAGCATCTCTATTCTGAAAGGTGCTTCTGCAGCTGCGCTGTATGGTAGCCAGGGTGCAAACGGAGTGGTACTGATCACGACCAAGAGTGGTAAAGCAGGTCGTACTACCATCAACTTCTCTTCAGGTCTTACCCTGAGCAAGGCTGCCTACAAACCTGAGTTCCAGAACACTTATGGCCAGACCACAGATGGTAGTACCCAGAGCTGGGGCGACAAACTGACCACCAAAGCGCATGATAACCTGGGTGATTTTTTCCAGACAGGTAATAATATCACCAATGCGATCAGCCTTGCAGGTGGTACTGATAAGACACAGACTTATTTCTCTTATGCTAATACCAGTGCAAAAGGTATTCAGCCAACCAATAAACTGGGTCGTAACAACATCAGCTTTAAAGAAACCGGTAAATTCCTGAATGATAAGCTGACTGCTGAAGCGGATGTAAACTACGTGACCCAGAAGATTGACAATACACCGCTCTCCGGTTTTTATTTCAATCCGCTTACAGGTTTATACCTCTACCCTCGTGGCAGCAACCTGTCTCAGTACAAAAATAATTTTGAAGTAGCCGATCCGGCCAGAAACGGCCTGATGGTGCAGAACTGGGCTTTCAATGAAGATGTACAGCAAAATCCATGGTGGATCCTGTACCGCGATCCTAACCAGCTGGACAGAAACCGCATTCTGCTGAATGCCAGCCTGAAATATGAAATCAACAAATACCTGAGCGTACAGGCAAGAGGAAGTATTGACAGGATCAATGACGTATACGATCAGAAAGTATATGCTGACAATGCTACTTATGTATCTGATTCCAGTGGGGTATATGTATACCAGAACCTGACTACCAACCAGCAGTACGGCGACCTGTTGCTGAACTTCAATGTTCCTATCGGAAAAGATTGGCGCGTAACAGGTGTTGTAGGTGGTGCGCTGCGCGATGTGAAGACTACCGGTGAGAAATTCAACTCCGGTAAAGATGGTCTGCATATTCCGAACATTTTCACCCTTCAGAACTTTGTAACCATGAACGCAGCGAACTCCGGTACACTGCCTAACAATCATAGCCAGTTCCAGTCTGTATTCGGAAGTGCAAATATCTCTTTCAAAGACTGGTTCTACCTGGATCTGACTGCCCGTAACGACTGGTCATCCAACCTGGCCTTTACTTCTACTTATTCTTATTTCTATCCTTCAGTCGGTCTTAATGTCATCCTTAGTTCTGTAACCAGGTTGCCTGAATGGGTGAGCTTCGCCAAAGTGCGTGGTTCCTATGCCCAGGTGGGTAACGCTCCTCTAGCCTACCAATCCTATCCTGCCCTGAATACCCTTGGTGCGGGTGGTTCCATCGTTGGTAATACCGTCGCTCCTTTCACTGATCTGAAACCAGAGAAAACAAATTCACTGGAATTCGGTACTGAATGGCGCTTCTTCAACAACAGGCTGAGCGTGGATGCGACTTATTATAAGACGAATACCAAGAACCAGACTTTGCAGATCTCTGCAAGCCAGGCTTCTTACTATGATTCTTATTATATCAATGCTGGCAACATTCAGAACCAGGGTGTGGAAGCAGTAGTTCGTTACGATGTATTCCGTGATTCCAAATTTAAATGGAACACCGGTGTGAACTTCGCTACCAATCAAAACAAGATCATCGAACTGGCGGATGGTGTAGACTACTTCACCCTGACAGGTGCTTCTGGTTCCAACTATGCATCTAAATTCAAAGTAGGTGGATCTTTTGGTGACATCTATGGTACAGTACTGAAGAAAGATGCACAAGGCAGGATTATGGTGGATGCAGCTGGTACGCCTATTAAACAGACTGGCGACATGGTGTATATCGGTAATTCCAACACCAAATTCCAACTGGGATGGAATAACAACTTCGGTTATAAGAACTTCACCCTGTCTATGCTGATTGATGGTAAATTCGGTGGCAAGGTAATGTCTGTGACTCAGTCTATGATGGACCTGTACGGTGTGTCTAAAGCATCTGGTGATGCAAGAGATGCTGGCGGTGTAAAAATAAACGGTGTTGATCCAAGTGGTAATGCTGTTACATCTGTTGATGCACATACCTGGTATTCTACTGTAGGTGGTCGTGAAGCGGTGTCTGGCGAGTACATGTACAATGCGACGACTGTTCGTCTGCGTGAAATGGCACTGGGTTATACCGTTCCGCTGAAAGATGTATTTATCAAGGCGCTGAAATTCTCCCTGACCGGACGTAACCTGCTTTATTTCTATAAGAAAGCACCGTTTGATCCTGAGTTGACAATGTCTACAGCAAATGGTTTGTCTGGTGTAGATATTTTCATGCAGCCTGCATTACGCAGTTATGGTCTGAGTCTGAATGCTACTTTCTAA